Below is a window of Cryptococcus neoformans var. neoformans JEC21 chromosome 12 sequence DNA.
ATTGGCGTTGCGTTCGACTGGTGAGCAAGAGGCTTTTTGAACATTTTCGGAACGATCAAAGAATATGAAAATATGGGAATAGCTTGAGGTTGGACAATAGCGCTGATATTAGTCGCCCAACGGACGAACAATAAGATATAGAAGAGACGTAAGTTATAGAATTATACGTAACCTGTTCAATGGTTACAGTGCAGTACAGATATTAAACACCAACGCCATGTTTTCCATAAAATGGTCACGTGATGGAGTTGGTCACCATACCTGTCTAACATTCACCTGAATGTCTTCACAGGAGGTCGGCGGTTCGATCCCGCCCGGGATCAtggctttttttttagtTCTTGACTTAAAATGCCCAATAAATTACTCATGTGCATGCTGATTTGAAGCAAGACGGCGGACGATGTACATGAGGCATTGCTCACGTCAGCGGCTTTTCACAATCAATCATGTTCTTTAATGTTAGACAGTCAAATTCTTTAAGCTTCATAACCTCTTTTCGTCTATCCTATTATCGCAGCATCACGTCAGTGTAACCTTGTGTGGGACATGTTCCTGAAAAACCAGATTCGACTTGTCGAGCATCAAACCAGTTGAGCCCTAAATAAAATAATTAATGAGCCACTAGCCGCAGATCCCATCTCTTTTATGCTCCCACGTCAACCACATCAACAAAAAACAGTACCCCCGCTTGGATGGGAAACGGAACTCAATTTCGATCCCGGATAGATATCTCTGCCACAGGGAAGACAACCGCCGCTCGAGCGAGTGAACACAATTCAATGAAAGGATTTCAAGACGTCATCGACCAAACATCAGAGCCGGCCTTCGAGATCGTAGTCTTGGGAAGTGGTGGTGGACCCTTAGAGACAGATTGCGCCGGGCAAGTCTACTCCATCATAGGGCAAGCAACCGAAGCTCATCCTTAAGCGCCTGTTTTATAGGTACCTGGTGAAAGCTATTGACCAACGCTGGGAGGATGGTATCCTGGGGCTAGAAGGAGGTCAGTGCTGCTGATGCTTTCAGCTGGGGGAAATAAGATACTCAGGGTGTTTCTCACAGGCTCAGGCTTGGGCGCTCTTTCAGCCTTGTTTTCTTCGCAATCCCCAGATACTATGTTCCCTGGTATCACTTTTCCTACGGACTACAGCACTCCTTTACTCCAGGCTTCTTAtgtcttttccttcgtATCGTAAGCTCAGCCACTAATGCTCGAAAGGGATACAGGATCGACACTGAATGAATGGCATCAGGGGCTATCTCATCACGCATGCTCATCTTGACCATGTCCAGTCTTTGATCATGCTTACGGGTTCAGCACCTCCCCGGCCCAATCTCGCAGCCTCCACCTGCGCCTCTGTTTCGCAACCTTTGCCTCCTCTGTGCCCCATTGTATACGGAACTACAGGAACATTGGAAAAGCTGTCAACAGCATACACTGGTCAGATATGGCCTGAGCTGGTAGCTTGGGTTCCAGGACACAATGAGGATCGCAAAACAGAAGCGCCaaagaagcgaagaaaagTGAATCAAGCAGACAAGCATACAAAATCCAAATCTCCTGAGTCTGATACGCGACTTCCATGTAACAAGAATTCAACTGCTTCATTAGTACTATCACCGTAAGTCCTTTTCTGGGACCGGTTGCCGAAACTGCCCTCAACTTTTACGCCATAGCCTACAGACGAACAGCCCCCCTCAATCACTAATTGGCGCTCCTTCCTTAGGGGTCAGGCTATACCCCCTAGTTCATGGAAGTACATCCAAAGAAACTTACGAGTCTTCTGGTGCATTTATCCGACATATGCCATTACCATATCTTTCCCCCAAACCAGTGACCAGCGTTCGCTCAAGACGAAAGCCAGtggaaggcaaagaatttctttttttgggaGATATGGAATCGGCCTATAGGAAATCAGGAGAAAATGGCACGCATCAGGAACTAAGAGCCAAGGCCGGTCGACTAAACTCCGTGAtatgggaagaagcggcAAAGTCATGGATTGAAGGACGGTTATGTGGTATATTTGTAAGTCTCTTTCGTACTATCAGACCTGTTGCTGACGTTTCTTGAAGATTGAATGCTCGTATGATTCAAGTCGACTAGGACAGCACATGTACGGCCACCTTTCTCCCCCCGCAGTCTATCATGAGTTGAAGGTACTTGCTGGTCATGTTAGCCGAACAAAAACGTGAGTTGACCCATCTTTCTTATCGCAACTCTTGGCTTATCAATTCAACCGAGGCAGAAGGCCACTTGATGGTCTGAAAATATTCATAACACATATTAAGGAAAGCCTCGTTCCCCATCCTGAAGGTAAAACCCAACATGAGATTATAATGGCCCAACTGCAAGAGTTGGAAAAAGATGGGAAATTAGGCGTCGCATTCATTCGCCCAGTAAAAGGCGATCGCATAAGTGTGTTCAGTTGACACCAAGCGGATTACAACCAGATCAATGCTGACGCTGGTTAGTCCTTTAGGTTGTATTAGTATGTTCGAAGTTGTAGAATGGGAGATGAGCTGGGGGAGTCTATAATCCTATTTCCATGGGCTGCTTGCAGTTTGCAATCATATTGTTTTCGCATGATAAGGAAAAAGGGACTATCTTCTCAAGTTCTATTTCAACATTACAAATCCTTCCTGATGGCATCAGCAACGGTGTCGGCAAACTTACTCATAAATTTCCACCACCATTCTAGAGAAATTCCATCTGCATGGCGATCGGCGTGCTTTGACACTAGGGCAAGATAGCCATATACACCATCGTTTTCAATTGCTTCTGCAGTTGCTTTAGAACTGATATTGCCACCAGTAACACGAGCAGTCGGATTGAGAGtatcaagaaggaagatacTACATACGTACAGAACAAGTACTATATAACCTGCTCCGCACCAACTACAAGGATATATCTATTTACGTTAATACAGTCGCTCAACTGCTCAACTCCATCGAGAATAATTTGAGGCCATAGAGGGTCGGAATGATGGGATATCATTGGACATGATAGTTGGTAGATGTGTCGAAACGCAGCTGACGAAAGCGACAATGATAATCaaccgaagaagatgcgTATGTAACGAATGAGCGCTGAGGGATTAATACATGAGAGCATTTCATTAATCTTCATGACTTTATGATTTCATGGTCACATAATGACGCAGTAGTAGTTACTGTTGATCTTGATGCTGACGTCCATAGGATTTGCCTGGAAAGATGAGTAACTTCTATGATATCAAGATggacagaagaaggcgaagaatgTAATCATGGTTCCTTCGTTCGAACGAAAGGGAAAAGCGCGTCGCGTTTAATTTGAATATTCGCTGTCAGTCACGCAAAGACTGGATTTGGCTTTTTCGCTGGCTATGGATCACTTGATATCGTGCCATTAGTAGCCTACGTATATTTGGTGGTAGGTATAATTGAGTGATGGGTTCTCCATTTTGAAAGGGGGGAACTCTTATCCGTCTTCGTAAAAACACAGTGATAATAGAGCTCGGAGGATTGCCTTCTATCAATTCTATTAGGGAGCAAAGTTTCACGCAGAATTTTTACAGTATAGAATACATAATGTAAGCCCTTCTGAATGTGATCTAATCACACTTCTTAAATTCTTTCTACAGCAGCAGATTCGAAATCGTTCGACCAGTCCCATCCGTAGCCCCTTAACTGACTTTGAACTGGAGGCATGTAATAGAGAGGACCATCCCAAACGACATAACGATGCCCTCTGGCACCTTTGCCTCTGAACATGCTCGGCATACGCCACGGTTGTGGGATCTAACGGCATGATATTAGTGTCGCAGTGAGCTAACGTTGTCTTTACTCACGTCATTTTCCCCGATATGCCAATATAACTCCTGATTGTTCTCGTAGACTACACGCTCTCCAGGTTTTGCTAACATGAACTTGCCAACCTGTTCCGTGCGTAGAATCAGCATCAATGGATGTGACGATAATAATATGGCCGACCTGCAGCTCAGTGTCCGTGATGTCGCTCTCGTGGACTCGGGCAAACGCAATCCTCCATAAACCTCGGAAAGCTATGTATTCGCACCATCGCCATCGATCGCCGCTTTGATAATACGCTGAATTTAGCTCCCGTGATcaaatggaagatgatgctTACATTTCGATATCCCacatctttccatcctccatcaaTATCTGGTAGGGCCATGGCCGACGATCTCCCGTTCGAGTGACAAGATAGCCCAAGAACACGGCTGGAGTACTTGCGGTCGAGCGAAGGATGCGTGCAATCTCGGTGGTCTGTAGTTCTCTATCCAAAAGATCTTCCTCTGCGACGGATGCGTAGTCAGCCCCGCAGGTAGCATCGAAAAGCTTGACTCACCTTGGCCGTTATGAGATACCATAACATTGACCTCCTCACCATGGATATCTAGAGTTGCAAAGATGGCAGGAGCCAGCTCTCCATGTGGAGACGGTAAAAGGTGGTGGCTAGAGTTGACAATAGGGAatttggaaagaagggcTGCACCCCAAGTGTGTTTGTTGGGGCCGGGGCCAAGATCGACATACTATTCGAAGGTTAATATATAATTATAGAGAACAAGCAATTACCCACGTAGCCCAAGTCTTCGGCGATAGAGCGAGTGAGATCCCGATTCCCATACACAAATCGGTGTACTATAGCTGCAAGTCAGCATTGACTTGACATGATTTAGTATAAGTGGCTCACAATCGGTTTCCAGAAGTCCCAATACATCAACCTGCATGTCCCTCACCAACTCCCGCATCCTTCTCTGACtgtcccttccctccttaTCCACGCCAAAATGCACTGTCCAGATACCTCCAGAGAATATTCGGTGTTCGGGATAGTATGGCAATGGCTTCTCTGTGGGTACTTGGGAGTAGCCGAAGACGACGCTGAATATTGACAAAAAAGCGGAAGCGATAAGGGTGAACTGAGTGACGGCCCTGGTCCTACGTTGAGTACGTAAGGGTAGTTCGGAGGCGGTAGGTAATACCAAGTTATTACTTGCCCAAGCTCCAATAGCTGTAGCGAGCATACAGCCACCCAAAATCAAATCAGTTCGTTCGCGAAGGGTCCAGCCCAATGGAACGAACGCGTAGGCAGTCGTGACTACCGATGCGACATCAAAGATGATTTTTACCAGTAACGCATTGCCGAATGTAGTCGCTGGATTGCAAGCTGAGGCGGCTCGGATATACGCTGGAGTGATGCTGGTGAGGTACGTGGTAAGCCCAAGGCCTCCATAGAAACCAATCCAATCAGGGTAAAAATAGAGCACATAGGCACTTATGCAACCCAACAAAGACCATGCTGAGGTAAGGGAAAATCGTGGGGCTATAAGGCCGGCAGATGCAGCAGCAATCACAAATCCAGCGTGCGGATGGAGAGTAGGTCCTTTTATAGGGTATCCGGTCCATGTCCACGAAATGATTGTGCCCGCGTCCATCATGAACGTCTGCAGAAGGTGGATAAGGGTTCCAAGACCGATAGTAATTAATCTAGTGTGCATCTTGGTTGGGAGTGGCCTTGGAATTTGTTTCTCTGTTTTCTTAGAGGAAGAGTCGACCAAAGGAGATGCAGGATGCAGGTCGGTCGGTCGACAGGCAAATTCCGCGAGGCAGATAGTTGCCAGAACAAGACCAGTCTTGTTCCAGCCACCCGAAGCCTCGTTCACGAGGCACCAAAACGGGTTGGTTGACTTGTTAGCGTACTTGAGAAGCATAACGATCACCATACCCAACCCAATGACTTGGCTCAACATCAGCAATAAAATCGGATCAAAGTTCGACAGTCAACCCACTCTGTCCCTCCGCAATCATCTCTTGAGAACCTTTCACCCTTGTCCAAGTCCCAAACATGGCTGACCATCCCGCCCAAGTTCCGATTGTCACGCCTAATAATCTGGCCGCCGGCCAAGGGAAAAAATAACAGCCCATACCACAGATAACTGTAACTATACGTTGGGTGATCTGACCATCGCGCGAAACCAGGTAACGATGCGCAGATTTGAAGGCAAAAAGGTACCCTGCAAGATTGGCGGCAAGGGCGAATTCAGAACCAGCCAGGGCTGAAACATTGGGTTAAGAGCTTGTTCGGATTATCCATAACACACTCACCTAGTTTCCATACCGACCAGTAGAACAACTGAAAACCAAGCCCGGTGAATACCGTCCAGAAACAAATGGCTGCTCAATGATCAACTGCTGAGCTTATATTAACATTGCTAATCACTTGCCAAAGTAAACATCACTGAGCCAAGCGACAGCCTGTCTCCATGCTGGAGACGGTTTTCCCACCCCTTGACTAGTCCAGTCTATATGGATCTGGTCCTCGAGATGCTCGGGAATAGATGGCTTCGCGAGGTAGAACGCACTTTGTCTACAGGCACTCGAACGAGATGATATATGCTGTTTAGATCATGTGCCTTGCTTCGAAATATCAACAAACCCACCCTGCATTTTCAGCGATTCCGATTTGAGacgaaggagaagaagtgtcAATGAAAGTAATCTAAATGGTGTTGAGCTTTGGGTACTAGATACCTTAAAGGGTGATTTCAAGATGCCTACCTGAAGATGGTTCAGTTCCAAGACAGAAAGCGCATCAAACGCAAGATCCCAGAAGACAAGAGACCATTCAAACATCGAGTAGTAAGTGTAAGCTAGTTCCCCTCGTGTAAGCTTAGTTTCCAAATATGATAGTAAAGCAGACGTACCTCCGGGTATTCTGAGAGCGGAATGTCGATAGTAGAACCACATCAAGGGAGGGATTGTGGCCAGAAATCCATAGAAGGGAAGACGCCTGTATGGCTGTAAGCTGGCGATACTCCCATCCAGACAGAAACGTACCTCTTGTGCTGGGAGTCACGATTCGCATTTCCAGATGATAAAAACATCCATGGGACGGTAAGAAGGAGATAGAAGATCATGAATAGATCATGCAGGTCTTGAAAACATATAGCACATATTATTTCGAAAATGGTACAAATGGCACTTACCATGCTGGTCGCGAGAAGTGATATATACCCATCCTCCACTACGTGTAAGCTCTCATTAGCAAACATACTTCGCTTTCCGGGCCGATGTTTTTACCAGCATAAGGTCCTAGCCACGCCCACTAATAGCTCGATATCCACCAAGACCGCTGATGATCTTTCGGCATTTCTAATATTGCCAGAATGAGTGCTAGTCTGTGGTGGATTTCGGTGAACTAGCCATTGCACgagcagaagaaagaagcgtGGAGTTGCACAAAGAGCAATCAAGATGTGAAATGGGGCTCTTGGAGGGGCATGGTCACCTATACTACTTTGCATCAACAAAAGTACGCAGCTCTCTCTTATGCTGGGAAATAGTTGCTGGGCGAAGGACTCACGTAGCCGAGACTGACGGGAACCATTCAACTGGCCATTCTGAAGGACGATCAGCGTTGTTCAAAGATTACTCCTCCACTTACTAGCAACGGAGTTTGTGCACAGGGGCTGCCATAGACCGCTAGCCCATCCTACAAATAGAGTGACCGCAAACGCTAGTGACCCGATGAGGGTATGTGCTTGCGTGACCCATTTGGCAGGGAATGCGAGGAGAACTGTCATCTTCTGCACAGCTTGAGCGATCCCTCAATGTGGGCCCTTTCTGCTCTGTTGTTTGCTTCCTGACGACTGTGGGTGCTGATGTCGGTAAGACGTCAAACCTTTACTCTCAATCGATGTCGGGAATGAGAGACCTATCGCCCCAAGGCACGCAGCGGATCTCGGTTGTTTTGTCGATGCGATGTGTTAATTATTTAATTAACCAGTTCCTCGGTCCAACGACCTCGGCCGCCGGCGGTGCCTGACTATGCATTTGAACTTAAATAATCCTCACTTCGTTCCACGCATTGTTGCAACAACACAATCATTTCCCTTACTACTTATCGATGTACATCATTATCACTGCTATATAACGTTCTACCCTCTAGCCATCTTGACTATAACTCTGTTACACCACTTAAACTGCAACTGGCTCCAGGCTACGCAACTACAACGGCGCTTTTGCTAAGGCGTCTATTGGCTTTCAAACATCAAGCAAGATCAATAATCCGTCTGGGGATCCAAAAGGATTAT
It encodes the following:
- a CDS encoding cell wall organization and biogenesis-related protein, putative, producing the protein MTVLLAFPAKWVTQAHTLIGSLAFAVTLFVGWASGLWQPLCTNSVAKWPVEWFPSVSATIGDHAPPRAPFHILIALCATPRFFLLLVQWLVHRNPPQTSTHSGNIRNAERSSAVLVDIELLVGVARTLCCGGWVYITSRDQHDLHDLFMIFYLLLTVPWMFLSSGNANRDSQHKRRLPFYGFLATIPPLMWFYYRHSALRIPGAYTYYSMFEWSLVFWDLAFDALSVLELNHLQITFIDTSSPSSQIGIAENAGQSAFYLAKPSIPEHLEDQIHIDWTSQGVGKPSPAWRQAVAWLSDVYFAICFWTVFTGLGFQLFYWSVWKLALAGSEFALAANLAGYLFAFKSAHRYLVSRDGQITQRIVTVICGMGCYFFPWPAARLLGVTIGTWAGWSAMFGTWTRVKGSQEMIAEGQIIGLGMVIVMLLKYANKSTNPFWCLVNEASGGWNKTGLVLATICLAEFACRPTDLHPASPLVDSSSKKTEKQIPRPLPTKMHTRLITIGLGTLIHLLQTFMMDAGTIISWTWTGYPIKGPTLHPHAGFVIAAASAGLIAPRFSLTSAWSLLGCISAYVLYFYPDWIGFYGGLGLTTYLTSITPAYIRAASACNPATTFGNALLVKIIFDVASVVTTAYAFVPLGWTLRERTDLILGGCMLATAIGAWASNNLVLPTASELPLRTQRRTRAVTQFTLIASAFLSIFSVVFGYSQVPTEKPLPYYPEHRIFSGGIWTVHFGVDKEGRDSQRRMRELVRDMQVDVLGLLETDLHRFVYGNRDLTRSIAEDLGYYVDLGPGPNKHTWGAALLSKFPIVNSSHHLLPSPHGELAPAIFATLDIHGEEVNVMVSHNGQEEDLLDRELQTTEIARILRSTASTPAVFLGYLVTRTGDRRPWPYQILMEDGKMWDIEIGDRWRWCEYIAFRGLWRIAFARVHESDITDTELQVGKFMLAKPGERVVYENNQELYWHIGENDIPQPWRMPSMFRGKGARGHRYVVWDGPLYYMPPVQSQLRGYGWDWSNDFESAAVERI
- a CDS encoding cAMP-specific phosphodiesterase, putative encodes the protein MGNGTQFRSRIDISATGKTTAARASEHNSMKGFQDVIDQTSEPAFEIVVLGSGGGPLETDCAGYLVKAIDQRWEDGILGLEGGSGLGALSALFSSQSPDTMFPGITFPTDYSTPLLQASYVFSFVSGYLITHAHLDHVQSLIMLTGSAPPRPNLAASTCASVSQPLPPLCPIVYGTTGTLEKLSTAYTGQIWPELVAWVPGHNEDRKTEAPKKRRKVNQADKHTKSKSPESDTRLPCNKNSTASLVLSPLQTNSPPQSLIGAPSLGVRLYPLVHGSTSKETYESSGAFIRHMPLPYLSPKPVTSVRSRRKPVEGKEFLFLGDMESAYRKSGENGTHQELRAKAGRLNSVIWEEAAKSWIEGRLCGIFIECSYDSSRLGQHMYGHLSPPAVYHELKVLAGHVSRTKTRPLDGLKIFITHIKESLVPHPEGKTQHEIIMAQLQELEKDGKLGVAFIRPVKGDRIIL